One window of the Agrobacterium larrymoorei genome contains the following:
- a CDS encoding HAMP domain-containing methyl-accepting chemotaxis protein: protein MRFTIKAKLALTFALLIMMLAGTAAYGIYSLGVAKDAMNEVVEGTVPRLDKVHQMNALSLVTVRAQKNLILANSPSEVDTHKKLGDESRAHLTDLLNEMLSTASAETRPYWTELQAINTAFNASDDRVRALVDQGNGPAAEAYSAGEGRDAANALTKKLDEGVQMNRARLQQSKEAAAEDYDQTRLMLICFSSAAIVIAAATAFWIAIGISSGLRKIMVVADAISVGNLEQDVVIKSNDEIKDLVDRVNVMTGNLRATADVAGTIAAGDLSKDVKPLSEKDVLGIAMLNMVTNLRETASVADKISNGDLTVTPQPLSERDTLGIALQSMVERLRGVVADALAAADNVSSGSQELSSSSEQLSQGATEQASSAEEASASMEEMAANIKQNADNAAQTEKIARQSSKDAEASGEAVGRAVVAMRTIAQKISIVQEIARQTDLLALNAAVEAARAGEHGKGFAVVASEVRKLAERSQAAAAEISSLSGETVQVATEAGDMLNRLVPDIRKTAELVAEISAACREQDIGASQINEAIQQLDKVTQQNSGASEEMSATSEELAAQAEELQASIAFFKVERATTNGRTAQARPAAPSVSHRPAAKPAAPVRRAAPTHSVHAQQARANGFALDMSMGGPDGADDEFRQVV, encoded by the coding sequence ATGCGGTTCACTATCAAAGCAAAACTGGCGCTGACATTCGCCCTTCTCATTATGATGCTGGCGGGTACCGCCGCATACGGTATCTACAGTCTTGGCGTGGCAAAGGATGCCATGAACGAGGTTGTGGAAGGTACCGTGCCCCGCCTCGACAAGGTCCATCAAATGAATGCGCTCTCATTGGTAACAGTGCGCGCGCAGAAAAACCTCATCCTCGCAAACTCACCGTCAGAGGTCGACACGCACAAGAAGCTTGGCGATGAAAGCAGGGCGCATCTAACGGACCTGTTGAACGAGATGCTGTCCACAGCGAGCGCTGAGACACGCCCTTATTGGACCGAGCTTCAGGCAATCAACACCGCTTTTAATGCCAGCGACGATCGCGTACGCGCACTGGTGGACCAGGGAAATGGTCCCGCCGCGGAAGCCTACTCCGCCGGTGAAGGGCGCGACGCCGCCAATGCGCTAACGAAAAAGCTGGACGAAGGTGTGCAGATGAACCGGGCGCGGCTACAGCAGTCAAAGGAAGCAGCCGCCGAAGATTACGATCAAACCCGCCTGATGCTGATTTGTTTTTCGAGCGCCGCGATCGTCATTGCAGCCGCAACCGCATTCTGGATTGCAATCGGTATCAGTTCCGGCCTGCGCAAGATCATGGTCGTGGCAGACGCCATTTCGGTTGGAAACCTTGAGCAGGACGTGGTGATCAAAAGCAACGACGAGATCAAGGATCTCGTGGATCGCGTCAATGTCATGACGGGTAACCTGCGTGCGACAGCCGATGTCGCGGGTACGATTGCCGCTGGTGATCTGTCCAAGGATGTGAAGCCTCTTTCTGAAAAAGACGTGCTCGGCATCGCGATGCTGAATATGGTGACCAATCTGCGCGAAACTGCAAGCGTGGCAGACAAGATTTCAAACGGCGATCTGACCGTCACGCCACAACCTCTGTCGGAGCGCGATACGCTCGGCATTGCGCTTCAATCGATGGTGGAGCGTTTGCGTGGGGTGGTGGCCGATGCATTGGCTGCCGCTGACAACGTCTCCTCCGGCAGCCAGGAACTGTCCTCGTCTTCCGAGCAGTTATCTCAAGGCGCGACTGAACAGGCATCCTCTGCCGAAGAAGCCTCCGCTTCCATGGAAGAGATGGCGGCCAACATCAAGCAGAACGCCGACAACGCTGCCCAGACCGAGAAGATCGCTCGCCAGTCGTCGAAGGACGCCGAAGCCAGTGGTGAAGCTGTCGGTCGTGCCGTCGTTGCCATGCGCACCATCGCACAGAAAATCTCTATCGTTCAGGAGATCGCGCGTCAGACCGATCTTCTCGCACTCAATGCCGCTGTTGAAGCCGCACGTGCCGGTGAGCATGGCAAGGGCTTTGCGGTGGTTGCCTCGGAAGTCCGCAAGCTTGCAGAACGCAGCCAGGCAGCAGCAGCCGAAATCTCCTCGCTCTCCGGCGAAACCGTTCAGGTCGCGACCGAAGCGGGCGATATGTTGAACCGTCTGGTTCCGGATATCCGCAAGACGGCGGAACTGGTGGCGGAAATCTCTGCCGCATGCCGCGAGCAGGATATCGGTGCCAGCCAGATCAATGAAGCGATCCAGCAGCTCGACAAGGTGACACAGCAGAACTCCGGCGCTTCCGAAGAAATGTCTGCGACCTCCGAAGAACTCGCAGCACAGGCCGAAGAGCTACAGGCCAGCATCGCCTTCTTCAAGGTCGAGCGTGCCACCACGAATGGCCGCACGGCACAGGCTCGCCCCGCCGCTCCGTCGGTCTCCCACCGTCCTGCTGCAAAGCCTGCTGCTCCCGTTCGCCGCGCAGCCCCGACCCACTCCGTCCACGCCCAGCAGGCCCGCGCAAATGGCTTCGCACTCGACATGTCGATGGGTGGACCGGACGGCGCAGACGACGAGTTCCGACAAGTCGTCTGA